A genomic segment from Nicotiana sylvestris chromosome 1, ASM39365v2, whole genome shotgun sequence encodes:
- the LOC104240466 gene encoding diphthamide biosynthesis protein 3-like codes for MSYDDVEIEYMEWNNELQAFTYPCPCGDLFQITKEDLKLGEEIARCPSCSLYITVIYNMEDFIGDSKKHVEPQIA; via the coding sequence ATGTCGTACGACGATGTGGAGATTGAGTACATGGAGTGGAACAACGAGCTCCAAGCTTTCACATATCCTTGTCCATGCGGCGACCTGTTCCAAATCACAAAGGAAGATCTGAAGCTAGGCGAAGAGATCGCTCGTTGCCCTAGTTGTTCCCTTTATATCACCGTTATCTATAATATGGAAGATTTTATCGGAGATTCCAAGAAACACGTTGAGCCTCAAATCGCTTGA